The stretch of DNA GATCGCGGGGCAGTCCGTGGGAGCGGCGGAAGCGGTGTGGAGCGGCGAGAGCGCCCACGCGGTGAACTTCACCGGCGGACTGCATCACGCGATGCCGGGGGCCGCCTCCGGGTTCTGCGTGTACAACGACGCCGCGCTGGCCATCGCCCGGCTCCTCGAACTGGGCGCGGAACGGGTCGCCTATGTCGACCTCGACGTACACCACGGTGACGGCGTGCAGGCCGCGTTCTGGGAGGACCCCAGAGTCCTGACGGTGTCGCTGCACGAGCACCCTCGGACGCTGTTCCCGCAGACGGGCTGGCCCGAGGAGACGGGCGCGGACGGCGCCGAGGGCAGCGCCGTCAACCTGGCGCTGCCCGCGGGTACCGGGGACGCCGGGTGGCTGCGGGCCTTTCACGCCGTGGTGCCTGAACTGCTCGCCGACTTCCGGCCGCAGGTACTGGTCTCGCAGCACGGCGCCGACACCCACTTCGACGACCCGTTGGCGCATTTGGCTGTCTCCCTCGACGCCCAGCGGGCCGCCCAGGTCGCCTGCCACTCGATGGCGCACGCCCACGCGGACGGCAAATGGGTCGCGCTGGGCGGCGGTGGTTACGCGGTGGTGGACGTGGTGCCCCGGTCCTGGACCCACTTGGCGGCCATCGCCGCCGACCGGCCCATCGAACCGACCGCCGCCGTGCCGGTGGAGTGGTGCCAGCAGGTCTTCGCCCGGACGAGGCAGCGGTCACCGGCACGGATGACGGACGGCCGCTGGCCTGTCCAGTGGCGGCCCTGGGAGGACGGCTACGACCCCGCCGACCGCCTTGACCAGGCGATCAGGGCGACCCGGCGGGCGGCCTTTCCCCTGCGAGGGCTGCTGCCGTAGGGGTCTTCCTCGTGGGCGCGCGACCACCGTGCGCTGGGTGGTCCTGACCGGATCGCGGGCCCGTACGCCCTACGCGGGCCGGGCTGCATGACATCGGGGCTGTCCGCCATCGTTGGCTCCAGGACGACCGGGCGCCCGTCGCCGCCGTCGCGAGGGGCGCGCGAGCCGCTTCCGCGTTCGGCTTCCGCGCCCGCGGATCCGCTACGGCCCCGGTCCGCGCGTCCACCGCGGAACGCGGAACGCGGAACGAGGCCAGCGCCCGGACGCAGGTCCGGGCGTCCAACATGCCTGCCACGTAAGGGCGTCCACCGTGTGCGTGGGGCGCGTGGGGCGTGGCCCTGCCGAGGCGTTGGGCCAACTGTGGGGCTTTTCCGTGGTTTCGGGCCGTGCGTGCGGTATGTGCGGCAGCATCAACGTGTGTTGAGCACCGGCGCGTTGCGCGCGCATCTGCTGGCCGCCCGGCTGGCCGGACCCGTGGCCACCTCCCGTGAGGTGAGTCTGCGGAGCTACCGGCTCTTCGCCGCCCGCGACCCCCGACTCCTGCTCGGGCTCGACCCCGGTCGGGGCTGGCGACAGCGGGAGGTGCTCGGCCTGATGGCCGACAAGTGCGGTGTCTCCCCGGATCCTGGGCACACGGCCGGGCAGGACCACATCGATCCGGAACGGACCTTGGCGGCCCTCGACGCCTTCGCGGAACGGATCGGGAGAGCCGGCGAGCGGCGTTCCCCCGTGCTCCTCGGGACCGGCCACCCGCACCGACTGCTCGGCTTCTACGCCGCGTTGGCCGCAGCCCTGTCGTCGGCGGGATGTCAGGTACTCACCCCCGCGCAGGGTGGACGTATCGACATAACGACCCGGTTCGGTCTACGCACGTACAACCTTGACTACGCACGGGGCGTCGC from Streptomyces tsukubensis encodes:
- a CDS encoding acetoin utilization protein AcuC is translated as MSGRAQLMWDDAVTGYDFGADHPMDPVRLALTRGLIGAFGIDRAMKVVAAKAAGESTLRLVHRQDYVDAVKAASADPGGADGAYGLGTADDPAFAGMHEASALIAGQSVGAAEAVWSGESAHAVNFTGGLHHAMPGAASGFCVYNDAALAIARLLELGAERVAYVDLDVHHGDGVQAAFWEDPRVLTVSLHEHPRTLFPQTGWPEETGADGAEGSAVNLALPAGTGDAGWLRAFHAVVPELLADFRPQVLVSQHGADTHFDDPLAHLAVSLDAQRAAQVACHSMAHAHADGKWVALGGGGYAVVDVVPRSWTHLAAIAADRPIEPTAAVPVEWCQQVFARTRQRSPARMTDGRWPVQWRPWEDGYDPADRLDQAIRATRRAAFPLRGLLP
- a CDS encoding phosphatase — translated: MLSTGALRAHLLAARLAGPVATSREVSLRSYRLFAARDPRLLLGLDPGRGWRQREVLGLMADKCGVSPDPGHTAGQDHIDPERTLAALDAFAERIGRAGERRSPVLLGTGHPHRLLGFYAALAAALSSAGCQVLTPAQGGRIDITTRFGLRTYNLDYARGVALMREPGVSRAGGEPGVHTHSPLPVRTALMAAAEAGQRLPELVIGDHGWVCGAGQLGFDAIGLADTDDPALFVGEAEGLVSVAVPLDDAVRSGYYRPLTRYVLNRACLSQ